From Amycolatopsis sp. YIM 10, the proteins below share one genomic window:
- a CDS encoding glutaredoxin domain-containing protein — protein MDPISTVDLYWRPGCPFCMDLMPRLRRSNLPVREFNIWEDPEAAARVRAAADGNEIVPTVFVGGHAMINPSFEQIEAAVREHAPQLLAS, from the coding sequence ATGGACCCCATCTCCACCGTCGACCTGTACTGGCGGCCCGGCTGCCCGTTCTGCATGGACCTGATGCCCCGGCTGCGCCGCAGCAACCTCCCGGTGCGCGAGTTCAACATCTGGGAGGACCCGGAGGCGGCGGCGCGGGTGCGGGCGGCCGCGGACGGCAACGAGATCGTGCCCACCGTTTTTGTCGGCGGGCACGCCATGATCAACCCGAGCTTCGAGCAGATCGAAGCCGCCGTCCGCGAGCACGCCCCGCAACTGCTCGCCTCCTAG
- a CDS encoding pyruvate dehydrogenase: MATVAEQLVRTLREAGVERIYGIVGDSLNPIVDAVRRTDGIEWVHVRHEETAAFAAAAEAQVTGKLAVCAGSCGPGNLHLINGLFDAHRSGAPVLAIASHIPSAQVGTGFFQETHPDRLFVECSHFSELVSQPEQMPRLLRIAMQTAVGKSGVSVLTIPGDVSERRAPVPGVERVQLVKPSPTIPPADQVTELARLLDSGQKVMLFAGAGAAGAHDEVMALAERLAAPVGHSLGGKEWIQYDNPYDVGMSGLLGYGACYDAMHEADVVVLLGTDFPYDNFLPQARTIQIDIDPAHLGRRTPLELALHGDVKETIKAVLPLLRGHTDRTFLDRMLREHVRRLEKVVDAYTTRSEQHRPIHPEYAADLVDELADEDAVFTVDTGMGNVWAARYLTPNGRRRVIGSFRHGSMANALPHAIGAKLAQPERQVVSISGDGGLAMLMGDLLTLSAYDIGVKVVLFNNSTLGMVKLEMLVDGLPDYGTDQVPVSFAAIAEACGIHSVRVEDPARIGDALRKSFDHPGPSLVELVTDPNALSIPPKITGEMVRGFALAASKTVLNGGVGKMIDMARSNLRNAPRP; encoded by the coding sequence ATGGCAACAGTGGCCGAGCAACTGGTGCGCACGCTGCGCGAAGCCGGGGTCGAGCGGATCTACGGCATCGTCGGCGACAGCCTCAACCCGATCGTGGACGCCGTCCGCCGGACCGACGGCATCGAGTGGGTCCACGTCCGGCACGAGGAGACCGCCGCCTTCGCGGCCGCCGCCGAAGCGCAGGTCACCGGCAAGCTCGCGGTCTGCGCCGGCAGCTGCGGGCCGGGCAACCTGCACCTGATCAACGGCCTGTTCGACGCCCACCGCAGCGGCGCGCCGGTGCTGGCGATCGCCTCGCACATCCCGTCCGCGCAGGTCGGCACCGGCTTCTTCCAGGAAACCCATCCCGACCGGCTGTTCGTCGAGTGCAGCCACTTCAGCGAGCTGGTCTCCCAGCCGGAGCAGATGCCGCGGCTGCTGCGCATCGCCATGCAGACCGCGGTCGGCAAGAGCGGGGTGTCGGTGCTGACCATTCCCGGTGACGTCTCCGAGCGCAGGGCGCCGGTGCCCGGGGTGGAGCGGGTGCAGCTGGTCAAGCCCTCCCCCACCATTCCGCCCGCCGACCAGGTCACCGAGCTGGCCCGGCTGCTGGACTCCGGCCAGAAGGTGATGCTGTTCGCCGGGGCGGGTGCGGCGGGCGCGCACGACGAGGTGATGGCGCTGGCCGAGCGGCTGGCCGCCCCGGTCGGCCACTCGCTCGGCGGCAAGGAGTGGATCCAGTACGACAACCCGTACGACGTGGGCATGAGCGGGCTGCTCGGCTACGGCGCCTGCTACGACGCGATGCACGAGGCCGACGTGGTGGTGCTGCTGGGCACCGACTTCCCCTACGACAACTTCCTGCCGCAGGCCCGCACCATCCAGATCGACATCGACCCGGCGCACCTCGGCCGCCGCACGCCGCTCGAGCTGGCGCTGCACGGCGACGTCAAGGAGACCATCAAGGCGGTGCTGCCGCTGTTGCGCGGGCACACCGACCGCACCTTCCTCGACCGGATGCTGCGCGAGCACGTGCGGCGGCTGGAGAAGGTGGTCGACGCCTACACCACCCGCTCCGAGCAGCACCGCCCGATCCACCCCGAATACGCCGCCGACCTGGTCGACGAACTCGCCGACGAGGACGCGGTGTTCACCGTGGACACCGGCATGGGCAACGTCTGGGCGGCGCGTTACCTCACGCCCAACGGCAGGCGACGGGTGATCGGCTCGTTCCGCCACGGCAGCATGGCCAACGCGCTGCCGCACGCCATCGGCGCGAAGCTGGCGCAGCCGGAGCGGCAGGTGGTCTCGATCTCCGGCGACGGCGGGCTGGCCATGCTGATGGGCGACCTGCTCACCCTCTCCGCCTACGACATCGGCGTGAAGGTGGTGCTGTTCAACAACTCCACGCTCGGCATGGTCAAGCTGGAGATGCTGGTGGACGGCCTGCCCGACTACGGCACCGACCAGGTCCCGGTGAGCTTCGCCGCGATCGCCGAGGCGTGCGGCATCCACTCGGTCCGGGTGGAGGACCCGGCGCGGATCGGCGACGCGCTGCGGAAGTCGTTCGACCACCCCGGCCCGTCGCTGGTCGAGCTGGTCACTGACCCGAACGCGCTGTCGATCCCGCCGAAGATCACCGGCGAGATGGTGCGCGGTTTCGCGCTGGCCGCCAGCAAGACCGTGCTCAACGGCGGCGTCGGCAAGATGATCGACATGGCGCGCAGCAACCTGCGCAACGCGCCACGTCCGTGA
- a CDS encoding LysR family transcriptional regulator, giving the protein MELRVLRLFREVAEGATVTDTATRARVTQPALSRALKRLEHEVGAELFQRSGRALRLTPAGRAFKQHTDAVLESYDLGVRAVGELVDPDTGVVALAFLHTLGTWLVPPVLSGFRRRHPRVRFELRQHGEAGLTAELLDGTADLVLTSGDPGDARIAWQRLLVQPLRVAVPPNHRFARRKQIRLAELADEPFILLRKGYGLRDTTEALCAEAGFSPLVGFEGDEVETLRGLVTAGLGVSLLPLPHTAMFPPSPAEHPAPHLRVSDVVCARDIGIAWLAGRDLPPAGESFRRHVLATAPRALPED; this is encoded by the coding sequence ATGGAACTGCGAGTTCTGCGCCTGTTTCGGGAGGTCGCCGAGGGCGCGACGGTGACCGATACGGCAACCCGGGCGAGGGTCACCCAACCGGCGCTTTCCCGCGCGCTGAAACGGCTGGAGCACGAAGTGGGCGCCGAGCTGTTCCAGCGCTCCGGCCGCGCGCTGCGGCTGACCCCGGCCGGGCGCGCGTTCAAGCAGCACACCGACGCGGTGCTGGAGAGCTACGACCTCGGGGTGCGGGCGGTCGGTGAGCTGGTCGACCCGGACACCGGTGTGGTGGCGCTGGCGTTCCTGCACACGCTGGGCACCTGGCTGGTGCCGCCGGTGCTGAGCGGGTTCCGGCGGCGCCACCCGCGCGTGCGGTTCGAGCTGCGGCAACACGGCGAGGCGGGGCTGACCGCGGAACTGCTCGACGGCACCGCCGACCTGGTGCTGACCAGCGGCGATCCCGGCGACGCGCGGATAGCCTGGCAACGCCTGCTGGTGCAGCCGCTGCGCGTGGCCGTGCCGCCGAACCACCGGTTCGCCCGGCGAAAGCAGATCCGGCTCGCGGAACTGGCCGACGAGCCGTTCATCTTGCTGCGCAAGGGTTACGGACTGCGCGACACCACCGAGGCGCTGTGCGCCGAAGCCGGGTTCAGCCCGCTCGTCGGCTTCGAGGGTGACGAGGTGGAGACGCTGCGCGGCCTGGTGACCGCCGGACTCGGCGTCTCGCTGCTGCCGCTGCCGCACACCGCGATGTTCCCGCCGTCCCCGGCGGAGCACCCGGCACCGCACCTGCGAGTGTCCGATGTGGTCTGTGCGCGTGACATCGGCATCGCCTGGCTCGCGGGCCGCGACCTGCCACCGGCCGGCGAATCCTTCCGGCGGCACGTGCTCGCCACCGCACCCCGGGCCCTGCCGGAGGACTAG
- a CDS encoding succinate dehydrogenase/fumarate reductase iron-sulfur subunit yields the protein MKLTVRIWRQSGPADEGGMVTYPVDGVSPDMSFLEMLDVLNEELIGHGEQPVAFDHDCREGICGSCGVVINGEAHGPERTTTCQLHMRSFRDGDVIDVEPWRAKGFPVVKDLVVDRSAFDRIIGSGGYVTAPTGAAPEAHATPVPKPDADLAFDNATCIGCGACVAACPNGSAMLFTAAKVTHLNVLPQGSPEREQRVLDMVETMDAEDFGGCTNVGECVAACPKGIPFTSIANLNREFLRASRRR from the coding sequence GTGAAGCTCACCGTGCGCATCTGGCGCCAGTCCGGCCCGGCCGACGAAGGCGGCATGGTCACCTACCCGGTCGACGGCGTCAGCCCGGACATGTCCTTTTTGGAGATGCTGGACGTGCTCAACGAGGAACTCATCGGGCACGGCGAGCAGCCGGTCGCCTTCGACCACGACTGCCGCGAGGGCATCTGCGGTTCGTGCGGGGTGGTGATCAACGGCGAGGCGCACGGCCCCGAGCGGACCACCACCTGCCAGCTGCACATGCGCTCCTTCCGCGACGGTGACGTGATCGACGTGGAACCGTGGCGGGCCAAGGGTTTCCCGGTGGTCAAGGACCTGGTGGTGGACCGATCGGCGTTCGACCGGATCATCGGCTCTGGCGGTTACGTCACCGCCCCCACCGGCGCCGCGCCCGAGGCGCACGCCACCCCGGTGCCGAAGCCGGACGCCGACCTGGCCTTCGACAACGCCACCTGCATCGGCTGCGGTGCCTGCGTGGCGGCCTGCCCGAACGGCTCGGCGATGCTGTTCACCGCGGCAAAGGTGACGCACCTGAACGTGCTGCCGCAGGGTTCGCCGGAACGCGAACAGCGCGTCCTGGACATGGTGGAGACGATGGACGCCGAGGACTTCGGCGGCTGCACGAACGTCGGCGAATGCGTGGCGGCGTGCCCCAAGGGCATCCCGTTCACCAGCATCGCCAACCTGAACCGGGAGTTCCTGCGCGCCTCGCGACGCCGCTAG
- a CDS encoding fumarate reductase/succinate dehydrogenase flavoprotein subunit: MDEYEPGEPIADTRAPGGPIERRWDERKFTAKLVNPANRRKHRVIVVGTGLAGGSAGATLAEQGYHVTQFCFQDSPRRAHSVAAQGGINAAKNYRNDGDSVYRLFYDTVKGGDFRSRESNVYRLAEISGQIIDQCVAQGVPFAREYGGLLDTRSFGGVQVQRTFYARGQTGQQLLLGAYQALSRQIDAGNVEMHARTEMLDLIVVDGRARGIVARDLITGEVTSHLADAVVLATGGYGNVFYLSTNAKGSNATAIWRAHKRGAYLANPCFTQIHPTCIPRSGEHQSKLTLMSESLRNDGRIWVPKRAGDERPPNQIPESERDYYLERLYPSFGNLVPRDIASRAAKNQCDAGFGVGPGGLGVYLDFADAIARLGRPAIEAKYGNLFDMYERITAENPYEVPMRIYPAIHYTMGGLWVDYDLQTTVPGLFAIGEANFSDHGANRLGASALMQGLADGYFVLPPAINDYLARGTFEPVPPDAASEVESEVRSRVDRLLAVQGDRTVDSFHRELGMLMWDHCGMARNETGLRKALGRLPALREEFWRRVRIPGSGAELNQELEKAGRVADFLEFGELMLLDALVREESCGGHFREEHQTPEGEAQRDDERFSYVAAWQYGEEKPVLHKEHLEFDYVHPTQRSYT; encoded by the coding sequence ATGGACGAATACGAACCGGGCGAGCCGATCGCCGACACCAGGGCACCCGGCGGCCCGATCGAGCGCCGCTGGGACGAGCGCAAGTTCACCGCGAAGCTGGTCAACCCGGCCAACCGCCGCAAGCACCGGGTGATCGTGGTCGGCACCGGGCTGGCCGGCGGCTCGGCCGGGGCCACCCTGGCCGAGCAGGGTTACCACGTGACCCAGTTCTGCTTCCAGGATTCCCCGCGCCGCGCGCATTCGGTGGCCGCGCAGGGCGGGATCAACGCCGCGAAGAACTACCGCAACGACGGCGACTCGGTGTACCGGCTGTTCTACGACACGGTCAAGGGCGGTGACTTCCGCTCCCGCGAGTCCAATGTGTACCGGCTGGCGGAGATCTCCGGGCAGATCATCGACCAGTGCGTCGCGCAGGGCGTGCCGTTCGCCCGCGAGTACGGCGGGCTGCTCGACACCCGTTCGTTCGGCGGGGTCCAGGTGCAGCGCACCTTCTACGCGCGCGGGCAGACCGGGCAGCAGCTGCTGCTCGGCGCGTACCAGGCGCTGTCGCGGCAGATCGACGCCGGGAACGTGGAAATGCACGCGCGCACCGAGATGCTCGACCTGATCGTGGTCGACGGCAGGGCCCGCGGCATCGTGGCGCGCGACCTGATCACCGGCGAGGTGACCAGCCATCTCGCGGACGCGGTGGTGCTGGCCACCGGTGGCTACGGCAACGTGTTCTACCTGTCCACCAACGCCAAGGGCTCCAACGCCACGGCCATCTGGCGGGCGCACAAGCGCGGCGCCTACCTGGCCAACCCGTGCTTCACCCAGATCCACCCGACCTGCATCCCGCGCTCGGGCGAGCACCAGTCGAAGCTGACGCTGATGAGCGAGTCGCTGCGCAACGACGGGCGCATCTGGGTGCCGAAGCGGGCCGGGGACGAGCGCCCGCCGAACCAGATCCCGGAGTCCGAACGCGACTACTACCTCGAACGGCTGTACCCGAGCTTCGGCAACCTGGTGCCGCGCGACATCGCCTCGCGGGCGGCGAAGAACCAGTGCGACGCCGGTTTCGGGGTCGGGCCGGGCGGGCTCGGCGTGTACCTGGACTTCGCCGACGCCATCGCGCGCCTCGGCCGTCCGGCCATCGAAGCCAAGTACGGCAACCTCTTCGACATGTACGAGCGCATCACCGCGGAGAACCCGTACGAGGTCCCGATGCGCATCTATCCGGCGATCCACTACACGATGGGCGGGCTGTGGGTCGACTACGACCTGCAGACCACCGTGCCCGGGCTGTTCGCCATCGGGGAGGCCAACTTCTCCGACCACGGCGCGAACCGCCTCGGTGCCTCCGCGCTGATGCAGGGACTGGCGGACGGTTACTTCGTTCTGCCACCGGCGATCAACGACTACCTCGCGCGCGGCACCTTCGAGCCGGTGCCGCCCGACGCGGCGTCCGAAGTGGAGTCCGAGGTGCGCTCACGGGTGGACCGGCTGCTGGCCGTGCAGGGCGATCGCACGGTGGACTCCTTCCACCGCGAGCTGGGCATGCTGATGTGGGATCACTGCGGCATGGCCCGCAACGAAACCGGGCTGCGCAAGGCACTCGGACGGCTTCCCGCGCTGCGTGAGGAATTCTGGCGGCGGGTGCGCATTCCCGGCAGCGGCGCCGAGCTGAACCAGGAGCTGGAGAAGGCCGGCCGCGTCGCCGACTTCCTCGAGTTCGGCGAGCTGATGCTGCTCGACGCCCTGGTCCGCGAAGAGTCCTGCGGCGGGCACTTCCGCGAAGAGCACCAGACACCCGAAGGCGAGGCGCAGCGCGACGACGAGCGGTTCAGCTACGTCGCCGCCTGGCAGTACGGCGAGGAAAAGCCGGTGCTGCACAAGGAACATCTCGAATTCGACTACGTACACCCCACCCAGCGGAGTTACACGTGA
- a CDS encoding succinate dehydrogenase cytochrome b subunit codes for MVLAPAGTASAATKKKTRKRPALLDFWRSTIGKKVVMAVTGLLMVAFLLAHMAGNLKIFFGPAEFDAYSAWLRTIGGPVLHHGWYLWIQRTGLLIALVLHITAAAQLSRRDRRARPVRYVHGRRPRATFATRTMRWGGVIIAFYLVWHVLDLTVGAVHPDFVPHHPYQNVVTNFQVWWINLIYFVPVILVGLHINHGFFSAAQTLGVNHPARRRALKGTGSALAFVITAGFLLVPIAVMTGMVN; via the coding sequence GTGGTACTCGCACCCGCCGGGACAGCGTCGGCAGCAACGAAGAAGAAGACGCGAAAACGCCCGGCACTACTGGACTTCTGGCGATCGACCATCGGCAAGAAGGTGGTGATGGCGGTCACCGGCCTGCTCATGGTCGCCTTCCTGCTCGCGCACATGGCCGGGAATCTCAAGATCTTCTTCGGCCCCGCCGAGTTCGACGCCTACTCCGCCTGGCTGCGCACCATCGGCGGGCCCGTGCTGCACCACGGGTGGTACCTGTGGATCCAGCGCACCGGGCTGCTGATCGCGCTGGTCCTGCACATCACCGCGGCCGCCCAGCTCTCCCGGCGCGACCGCAGGGCGCGGCCGGTGCGCTACGTGCACGGCAGGCGCCCCAGGGCCACCTTCGCCACCCGCACCATGCGCTGGGGCGGGGTGATCATCGCCTTCTACCTGGTCTGGCACGTGCTCGACCTGACCGTGGGCGCGGTGCACCCCGACTTCGTGCCGCACCACCCGTACCAGAACGTGGTGACGAACTTCCAGGTGTGGTGGATCAACCTGATCTACTTCGTGCCGGTGATCCTCGTCGGCCTGCACATCAACCACGGCTTCTTCAGCGCCGCGCAGACACTCGGGGTGAACCACCCGGCGCGGCGGCGGGCGCTCAAGGGCACCGGGTCCGCGCTCGCCTTCGTGATCACCGCGGGCTTCCTGCTGGTGCCGATCGCCGTGATGACCGGGATGGTGAACTGA
- a CDS encoding LysR family transcriptional regulator — MQFQQLAYFVAVAETRHFTQAAERMRVAQPSLSQQVKALERDVGATLFHRIRGNVTLTEAGETLLPFARRILAETETAYRAVRELDELGRGRVRFGATPSLCTGVLPRLLATFRGKYPGIELVLQEGGSRDLQAALSEGTLDLAMIVDSRVHDDHRLSTVPLFVEELVVISPKDEPAPVAGARMKIRDLRGHPLVMFRRGYDLREATMDACRAEGFEPDFAIEGGEMDAVLEFVRAGIGLAVVPGTVVGDRFRITRFGPPGLARTVRLAYRRDVEPSRAVRALRDAVPRLLYQATAATTGETLTRIIQVE; from the coding sequence ATGCAGTTCCAGCAGCTGGCGTACTTCGTGGCGGTCGCCGAGACGCGGCACTTCACCCAGGCCGCCGAGCGCATGCGGGTGGCGCAGCCCTCGCTGTCGCAGCAGGTCAAGGCGCTCGAACGGGACGTCGGCGCGACGCTGTTCCACCGCATCCGCGGCAACGTCACGCTCACCGAGGCGGGGGAGACGCTGCTGCCGTTCGCCCGCCGCATCCTCGCCGAGACCGAGACGGCCTACCGCGCGGTCCGCGAACTCGACGAGCTGGGGCGCGGGCGGGTGCGGTTCGGGGCGACGCCGAGCCTGTGCACCGGCGTGCTGCCGCGCCTGCTGGCCACCTTCCGCGGCAAGTACCCCGGCATCGAACTGGTGCTGCAGGAGGGCGGCTCGCGGGATCTGCAGGCGGCGCTCTCGGAGGGCACGCTGGACCTGGCGATGATCGTCGACTCCCGGGTGCACGACGATCACCGGCTCTCGACCGTGCCGTTGTTCGTCGAAGAGCTGGTGGTGATCTCGCCGAAGGACGAGCCGGCGCCGGTGGCGGGGGCGCGGATGAAGATCCGCGACCTGCGCGGTCATCCGCTGGTGATGTTCCGCCGGGGGTACGACCTGCGCGAGGCGACCATGGACGCGTGCCGTGCCGAGGGCTTCGAACCGGATTTTGCCATCGAGGGCGGGGAAATGGACGCGGTGCTCGAATTCGTCCGCGCCGGGATCGGTCTCGCCGTGGTCCCGGGGACGGTGGTCGGGGACCGGTTCCGCATCACGCGATTCGGTCCGCCCGGCCTGGCCCGCACCGTGCGCCTGGCCTACCGGCGCGACGTGGAACCGTCCCGCGCGGTGCGTGCCCTGCGCGACGCCGTGCCGCGCCTGCTCTACCAGGCCACCGCCGCCACCACCGGCGAAACCCTTACGCGCATAATCCAGGTGGAGTAA
- a CDS encoding peptidase inhibitor family I36 protein: MLSRITQFMAAALFALVLVPGTASAAPVSSSGPASSSAAEGVNDCPGNWICWWSQSNYNGQRAGGEHGADGCWNLVGPPNFAYSMTNNTNVNITMQSRPCGESGQQRAELPRQSTNPNTPFQVRSFLRCAAC, from the coding sequence GTGCTTTCGAGGATCACGCAGTTCATGGCCGCCGCGTTGTTCGCGCTGGTGCTGGTGCCGGGGACGGCTTCGGCGGCGCCGGTTTCGAGTTCGGGTCCGGCTTCGAGTTCGGCAGCGGAAGGCGTCAACGACTGTCCCGGCAACTGGATCTGCTGGTGGAGCCAGAGCAACTACAACGGCCAGCGCGCCGGTGGCGAGCACGGCGCGGACGGCTGCTGGAACCTGGTCGGGCCGCCGAACTTCGCCTACTCGATGACCAACAACACCAACGTCAACATCACCATGCAGTCGCGGCCGTGTGGTGAGTCCGGTCAGCAGCGGGCGGAACTGCCGCGCCAGAGCACGAACCCGAACACGCCGTTCCAGGTGCGCTCGTTCCTGCGCTGCGCGGCCTGCTGA
- the mmuM gene encoding homocysteine S-methyltransferase: protein MDFGARPVVLDGGLSNQLAADGHDLSGSLWSARLLLDDPEAIVAAHEAYFRAGAQIATTASYQVSFEGFAAAGIDAAKASEALRRSVELAREAAARVGGGLRVAASVGPYGAITADGAEYRGRYGLSKAELAGFHRKRLDVLVDAEPDFLAVETIPDLDEAVVLAELVGEYDVPAWLSYTVDGARTRAGQPLAEAFAVAAGSDRIVATGVNCSSPHDTGAAIALAARVSGKPVVVYPNSGQEWDAETRTWRGEPAFGPVADWVDRGARLIGGCCQVGPDQIRTLATVIGWTPPG from the coding sequence ATGGACTTCGGCGCGCGGCCGGTGGTGCTCGACGGCGGTTTGTCCAACCAGCTGGCCGCCGACGGGCATGATCTCAGCGGATCGTTGTGGTCGGCGAGGTTGCTGCTCGACGACCCGGAGGCGATCGTCGCCGCGCACGAGGCGTACTTCCGCGCCGGGGCGCAGATAGCGACGACGGCGAGCTACCAGGTCAGCTTCGAGGGGTTCGCCGCCGCCGGGATCGACGCCGCGAAGGCGTCGGAAGCGTTGCGGCGCAGCGTCGAACTGGCGAGGGAGGCCGCAGCCCGAGTGGGGGGCGGGCTGCGGGTGGCGGCGTCGGTCGGGCCGTACGGGGCGATCACCGCGGACGGGGCGGAGTACCGGGGGCGCTACGGCCTGAGCAAGGCGGAGCTGGCTGGGTTCCACCGGAAACGGCTCGACGTCCTGGTGGACGCCGAGCCGGATTTCCTTGCCGTGGAAACGATCCCGGACCTCGACGAAGCCGTCGTACTCGCCGAACTCGTCGGCGAGTACGACGTCCCGGCCTGGCTTTCGTACACTGTGGACGGTGCACGCACCAGGGCGGGGCAGCCGCTGGCCGAGGCCTTCGCCGTGGCCGCCGGAAGCGACCGGATCGTCGCGACGGGGGTGAACTGCAGCTCCCCGCACGACACCGGCGCGGCGATCGCCCTGGCGGCGCGGGTGTCCGGCAAGCCGGTGGTGGTCTACCCGAACAGCGGCCAGGAGTGGGACGCGGAAACCAGGACCTGGCGGGGAGAACCGGCGTTCGGCCCGGTGGCGGACTGGGTCGATCGCGGTGCCCGCCTCATCGGCGGCTGCTGCCAGGTCGGCCCGGACCAGATCCGCACACTGGCGACGGTGATCGGCTGGACGCCGCCGGGTTGA
- a CDS encoding NAD-dependent formate dehydrogenase: MAKVLCVLYDDPATGHPATYPRDDLPRIDRYPDGQTLPAPRAVDFTPGHLLGSVSGELGLRNFLESRGHTLVVTADKEGPDSVFEHELADADIVISQPFWPAYLTAERIAKAPKLKLAITAGIGSDHVDLDAAIEHGVTVAEVTYCNSISVAEHAVMMILSLVRDYLPAHRIASEGGWNIAEAVSRSYDVEGMHVGTVAAGRIGTAILRRLKPFDVHLHYTDRHRLPAEVERELGLTFHESAADLVPHCDVVTINAPLHPETEGLFDDDLIATMKRGAYLVNTARAKITDRDAVVRALQSGHLAGYAGDVWYPQPAPADHPWRTMPHHGMTPHISGSSLSAQARYAAGTREILEHWFDEQPLREEYLIVDAGKLAGAGAHSYSTR; the protein is encoded by the coding sequence ATGGCAAAGGTGCTCTGCGTGCTCTACGACGACCCCGCCACCGGCCATCCCGCCACGTACCCGCGTGACGACCTGCCCCGCATCGACCGCTACCCGGACGGGCAGACGCTGCCGGCGCCACGGGCCGTGGACTTCACCCCCGGGCACCTGCTCGGCAGTGTCTCCGGCGAGCTGGGCCTGCGGAACTTCCTCGAAAGCCGCGGCCACACCCTGGTGGTCACCGCCGACAAGGAAGGCCCCGATTCGGTGTTCGAACACGAACTCGCCGACGCGGACATCGTGATCTCCCAGCCGTTCTGGCCCGCCTACCTGACCGCCGAGCGGATCGCGAAGGCGCCGAAGCTGAAGCTCGCGATCACCGCGGGCATCGGGTCGGACCACGTCGACCTGGACGCGGCCATCGAGCACGGGGTGACCGTCGCGGAAGTGACCTACTGCAACAGCATCAGCGTCGCCGAGCACGCGGTGATGATGATCCTCTCGCTGGTGCGCGACTACCTGCCCGCGCACCGGATCGCCAGTGAGGGTGGCTGGAACATCGCCGAGGCGGTGTCGCGCTCGTACGACGTCGAAGGCATGCACGTGGGCACGGTGGCCGCCGGGCGGATCGGCACCGCGATCCTGCGCCGCCTCAAGCCGTTCGACGTGCACCTGCACTACACCGACCGGCACCGCCTGCCCGCCGAGGTCGAACGCGAGCTGGGCCTGACCTTCCACGAAAGCGCCGCCGACCTGGTGCCGCACTGCGACGTGGTGACCATCAACGCGCCGCTGCACCCGGAAACCGAGGGCCTGTTCGACGACGACCTGATCGCCACCATGAAGCGGGGTGCCTACCTGGTCAACACCGCGCGGGCGAAGATCACCGATCGCGACGCCGTGGTGCGGGCGCTCCAATCGGGCCACCTGGCCGGGTACGCGGGCGATGTCTGGTACCCGCAGCCCGCGCCGGCGGATCACCCGTGGCGCACCATGCCGCACCACGGCATGACGCCGCACATCTCGGGTTCTTCGCTGTCCGCCCAGGCGCGCTACGCGGCCGGGACCCGGGAGATCCTGGAGCACTGGTTCGACGAGCAGCCGCTGCGGGAGGAGTACCTGATCGTGGACGCCGGAAAACTGGCAGGCGCCGGCGCCCACTCGTACTCGACGCGCTAG